A window of the Rhizobium viscosum genome harbors these coding sequences:
- a CDS encoding DUF982 domain-containing protein translates to MDILRSFPTIILVFAEGKDRKVIRTAREAAQLLLKEWPNDDGEEFFTAVKTCLEVLTGETDPEELHEAIVRAAYEAGAAAITTDHRLGVLRIYPVSEAR, encoded by the coding sequence ATGGATATCTTGAGAAGCTTCCCAACGATTATTCTTGTTTTTGCGGAAGGGAAAGACCGCAAGGTGATCCGTACCGCCCGCGAGGCTGCCCAACTGTTGCTCAAGGAATGGCCCAACGACGATGGTGAGGAATTCTTCACGGCGGTGAAAACCTGCTTGGAGGTCCTTACCGGAGAGACCGATCCCGAGGAATTGCACGAAGCAATCGTCCGCGCCGCATATGAAGCGGGTGCCGCAGCGATCACGACTGATCACCGCCTGGGCGTCCTCAGGATCTATCCAGTCAGCGAAGCCCGATAG
- a CDS encoding N-acyl homoserine lactonase family protein: MKTFKFALAIGATVASLSFASTPTRAAPDLELWRLDCGDVTVKDLSMFSDTFAFAGKSSVLTDSCYVIRHGGDYLLWDTGLPAGIIGKAPDQDAPIGISLKTDIPTQLKQIGIKPEQIATVGISHNHFDHLGQAATFSKATLMIGAADWQAFHDNPPPFAVVPDLVKPWLDGKAKLDLVTGDRDVFGDGSVMMLSMPGHTKGEAALLVKLAKMGPVLLSGDVVHFEDNLASHGVPGFNENRADTLASMERLEAIAAGLNATLVIQHDPTHISRLPAFPESAR, from the coding sequence ATGAAAACCTTCAAATTTGCGCTTGCCATCGGGGCAACAGTGGCATCGCTGTCTTTCGCTTCAACGCCGACACGGGCTGCTCCAGACCTTGAACTCTGGCGTCTCGATTGCGGCGACGTCACCGTCAAGGATTTATCGATGTTTTCCGACACCTTCGCTTTTGCCGGCAAGAGTAGCGTGCTGACAGACAGCTGCTACGTGATCCGCCACGGTGGCGACTATCTTCTTTGGGACACCGGGCTTCCTGCCGGCATTATCGGCAAGGCACCCGATCAGGATGCGCCCATCGGCATCTCGCTCAAAACCGACATCCCGACCCAGTTGAAACAGATCGGCATCAAACCGGAGCAAATCGCAACCGTCGGCATCAGCCATAACCATTTCGACCATCTCGGGCAGGCTGCGACCTTTTCGAAAGCCACGCTTATGATCGGCGCTGCCGATTGGCAGGCTTTTCACGACAATCCTCCGCCCTTCGCTGTTGTACCGGATCTCGTCAAACCCTGGCTCGATGGCAAGGCGAAACTCGACCTCGTGACGGGTGACCGTGATGTCTTCGGCGACGGTTCCGTGATGATGCTGTCGATGCCCGGTCATACGAAAGGGGAAGCTGCCCTTCTGGTAAAGCTTGCAAAGATGGGTCCGGTCCTGCTTTCCGGCGATGTCGTGCATTTCGAGGATAATCTGGCCAGCCACGGCGTGCCGGGCTTCAACGAAAACCGTGCCGACACACTCGCATCAATGGAACGCCTTGAGGCGATTGCGGCCGGACTGAACGCAACGCTCGTCATCCAACACGATCCCACCCATATTTCGCGCCTGCCGGCCTTCCCCGAAAGCGCAAGATAA
- a CDS encoding helix-turn-helix domain-containing protein — MNMMIRDRRSELSRRLLDRLRPMVAGKLDVGMHPYGEQLFAYCCFDRERVAALRLNCPMICIVLYGQKDVWLGDRSRSFTAGSLFVLPGGVPMDVVNIPDDKTGVYAALRLDVPFLPQDIPPLLLGECARSAVDLDAVPLSIDLVETICHAASVIADVSVGETIKRLRLTEVLALMRPLAEARPLFRQSLSDEIAWLIATAPSEAWNVSDVAGKLGIGASTLRRRLAADGTSFRAILRRERLKAAQHAITSGATAIAAAEAAGYVSRSHFSRRFRESFGTSPTGRV, encoded by the coding sequence ATGAACATGATGATCCGCGACCGACGTTCCGAGCTTTCCCGCCGCCTGCTCGATCGACTCCGCCCCATGGTGGCGGGAAAGCTCGATGTTGGGATGCATCCTTACGGCGAGCAGCTTTTCGCCTATTGCTGCTTCGACCGCGAACGGGTAGCAGCTCTTCGACTTAATTGCCCCATGATCTGCATCGTCCTCTACGGCCAAAAGGACGTGTGGCTTGGCGATCGCAGCCGCTCCTTCACGGCCGGGTCGCTGTTCGTGTTGCCCGGTGGCGTGCCGATGGACGTGGTCAACATTCCAGACGATAAAACCGGCGTCTACGCAGCGTTGCGGCTCGACGTGCCGTTCCTGCCGCAGGACATTCCACCGCTGTTGCTTGGGGAATGTGCCCGTAGCGCCGTCGATCTCGACGCCGTGCCACTGAGCATTGATCTTGTCGAGACGATTTGCCACGCAGCATCCGTGATCGCCGATGTCAGCGTCGGCGAAACGATCAAACGGCTGAGGCTGACAGAGGTTCTGGCACTGATGCGGCCACTTGCCGAGGCGCGACCACTCTTCAGGCAAAGCCTGTCGGACGAGATCGCCTGGCTGATTGCAACGGCTCCTTCGGAAGCTTGGAACGTTTCCGATGTCGCAGGAAAACTCGGAATTGGAGCGTCCACGCTAAGACGCCGTTTGGCCGCAGACGGCACCTCCTTCCGTGCAATCTTGCGACGCGAGCGCCTGAAGGCCGCGCAACATGCAATCACATCCGGCGCTACGGCAATCGCTGCCGCAGAAGCTGCAGGTTACGTGTCGCGCTCGCACTTCTCCCGCAGGTTTCGCGAAAGTTTCGGGACCAGCCCGACGGGACGGGTATAG
- a CDS encoding ThiF family adenylyltransferase, translating into MVNYRSKRLSAAASAPVVLPNFFAHSLGRGGRGALFTGICADAAEEQSPNVTRAAFGVSLRASDIPAENEYISATIDNPRLREIDFVIIGCGGLGSQISIQLAALGARHFLLMDAGRIDKNNLSDLGWATEVDLGCLKTDRLASYLASRFSAKVFALPEFAGGVSALRLIADYADNPFVVLAGDDSRPAQEFLTACRASHAGLPPCLNADSFAARCIEGPLAASRLPSADDDAFFANLAVSKITQECLSKGWAPWGRRWVLELKSDHAELRSFSKTLRM; encoded by the coding sequence ATGGTCAATTATCGGTCTAAACGATTGTCGGCCGCCGCCAGCGCGCCCGTCGTCCTCCCGAACTTCTTCGCCCACAGCCTTGGGCGGGGCGGCAGAGGGGCTCTGTTCACCGGCATTTGTGCTGATGCTGCCGAGGAACAGAGCCCCAATGTTACCAGGGCTGCATTTGGCGTGTCATTGAGGGCTTCCGATATACCGGCGGAGAACGAATATATCTCCGCCACAATCGATAACCCACGGTTGCGCGAAATAGACTTCGTCATCATCGGATGCGGCGGCTTGGGCTCGCAGATCTCCATCCAGCTTGCAGCCCTTGGCGCGCGCCATTTCCTTCTGATGGACGCCGGTCGTATCGACAAAAACAACTTGAGCGACCTCGGATGGGCAACTGAAGTCGATCTCGGCTGCCTGAAGACGGACAGGCTGGCGAGTTATTTGGCTTCACGGTTTTCGGCCAAGGTCTTCGCGCTACCGGAATTTGCGGGAGGGGTCTCGGCGCTCCGGTTAATCGCTGACTACGCCGATAATCCGTTCGTCGTTCTCGCCGGCGACGATTCTCGCCCGGCCCAAGAGTTCCTGACGGCCTGCCGCGCGTCGCATGCCGGGCTGCCGCCCTGTCTGAATGCGGACAGCTTCGCAGCTCGTTGCATCGAAGGTCCCTTGGCCGCGTCTCGCCTCCCATCGGCCGACGACGACGCATTCTTCGCCAACCTTGCCGTGTCGAAGATCACTCAGGAGTGCCTTTCGAAAGGCTGGGCTCCGTGGGGACGCCGGTGGGTATTGGAGCTCAAAAGCGATCACGCCGAGCTGCGCTCTTTTTCCAAAACACTCCGAATGTAA